In one Ferviditalea candida genomic region, the following are encoded:
- a CDS encoding cell wall hydrolase, with amino-acid sequence MAVVKVRENDVALLARLLRAEAEGEGEYGMLLVGNVGINRIRANCSDFKGLRTISHMVFQPHAFEAVLHGYFYQKTREREKRLARRCINGERHWPAKFSLWYFRPRGDCPSTWYNQPHVGRYKLHCFYEPTAETCEHVYNTY; translated from the coding sequence ATGGCTGTTGTGAAAGTTAGGGAAAACGATGTTGCACTATTGGCCAGATTGCTCCGGGCCGAAGCGGAAGGAGAAGGAGAATACGGCATGCTGCTTGTCGGTAATGTGGGTATAAACCGGATCAGAGCGAATTGCTCCGATTTTAAAGGATTGCGTACCATTTCACATATGGTATTTCAACCGCATGCTTTTGAAGCTGTTTTACATGGATACTTTTACCAAAAAACAAGAGAACGAGAGAAACGCCTCGCTCGCAGGTGCATTAATGGAGAAAGGCATTGGCCTGCAAAATTTAGTTTGTGGTATTTTCGACCAAGGGGCGACTGTCCTTCAACTTGGTACAATCAGCCTCACGTAGGACGATATAAACTTCACTGTTTTTATGAACCGACAGCGGAAACTTGCGAACATGTTTATAATACCTATTAG